A DNA window from Candidatus Roseilinea sp. contains the following coding sequences:
- a CDS encoding threonine aldolase: protein MALNGFIDLRSDTLTIPTPAMREAMATAEVGDDVFGEDRTVNALQELAAEKLGHEAALLVSSGTMGNLTALLAHCGRGDAAIVGDGSHVYTNEAGGLAAIGGILPYVVPNQPDGSLRLEDIEAAIRPDNAHFAPARVIALENTHNRMGGAYLTPEYTRQVADLAHARGLKLHIDGARIFNAAVAQNVDVKALAQCADSVTFCLSKGLSGPVGSVLCGSQEFIRLAHKRRKALGGGMRQAGVIAAAGLVALEQMVERLRDDHANARILAEGIACVEGLHVNLAEVKTNMVYFDLDPALPFDAAELCKRAAAERVKLLPTGPRRIRAVTHCYVSRDEVVEAAQVIAHVTHDGRGRATDGKVHAD from the coding sequence ATGGCGCTCAACGGCTTCATTGACCTCCGATCCGACACGTTGACCATCCCCACGCCGGCCATGCGCGAGGCGATGGCAACCGCCGAAGTGGGCGACGACGTGTTCGGCGAAGACCGCACGGTCAACGCGCTGCAGGAGCTGGCGGCCGAGAAGTTGGGCCACGAGGCGGCGTTGCTGGTCAGCAGCGGGACGATGGGCAACCTGACAGCGCTGCTCGCGCACTGCGGACGCGGCGACGCAGCGATCGTTGGCGATGGGTCGCATGTCTACACCAACGAGGCCGGCGGACTGGCCGCCATCGGCGGCATCTTGCCGTATGTCGTTCCCAACCAACCGGACGGCTCGCTCCGGCTGGAAGACATCGAAGCGGCCATTCGCCCCGACAACGCCCATTTTGCGCCGGCCCGCGTGATTGCGCTGGAGAATACGCACAATCGCATGGGCGGTGCCTATCTCACACCGGAGTACACGCGCCAGGTTGCCGATCTCGCCCATGCGCGCGGATTGAAGCTGCACATTGACGGCGCGCGCATCTTCAACGCGGCTGTGGCGCAGAACGTGGATGTGAAAGCCCTGGCGCAGTGCGCCGATAGCGTGACGTTTTGCCTGAGCAAAGGGCTGAGCGGCCCGGTCGGCAGCGTGCTATGTGGGTCGCAGGAGTTCATTCGCCTTGCGCACAAACGGCGCAAGGCGCTGGGCGGGGGCATGCGCCAGGCCGGCGTGATCGCCGCGGCCGGCCTGGTGGCCCTGGAGCAGATGGTCGAGCGCCTGCGCGACGACCACGCCAACGCGCGCATCCTGGCTGAGGGCATCGCCTGCGTCGAGGGGTTGCATGTCAACCTGGCCGAAGTGAAGACTAACATGGTGTATTTCGACCTCGATCCGGCTTTGCCGTTCGACGCCGCCGAGTTGTGCAAGCGCGCTGCCGCCGAACGGGTGAAGCTGCTGCCAACCGGCCCGCGCCGCATCCGCGCCGTGACGCACTGCTACGTCTCGCGCGACGAGGTGGTCGAGGCGGCGCAGGTGATCGCGCACGTCACGCATGACGGGCGCGGGCGGGCGACCGACGGCAAGGTTCATGCTGACTGA
- a CDS encoding ABC transporter ATP-binding protein, which translates to MQNTQSPRSRQGRPDAPPTDPKAIRRSLAYLQRYRLQAVLPYLFLIIATLAQLAVPKLVSNIIDAVTVGARARLLLGAAAQLPENRAAQALPRLLAAANLPADWSLQQLTDRLNADVANAPAMLASAGLAIVVFAAVRGLFAFLQAFWAEKNSQAVAYDLRNDLYAKIQQLSFAYHDQNQTGQLMIRATDDVEKVRLFIGQGLMQLVGALILIVGTLTILFVTNAQLALVTLPILPIALILFMVFGAVSGPLFAKVQMRLSALNTILQENIAGIKVVKAFAREQSEEEKFARAATALMNQQLKVSRLFTFLFPVIFLVANLGQAAVTYFGGAQIINGALTLGQWQQFSLYLMYLFLPIAQLGIIITQVGQAGASAARIFEILDAKSDVTEKPDAISLPPIQGRIEFDHVTFRYAGSDAPALQDVSFTVEPGQTIALLGATGSGKTSIINLIPRFYDPSAGSVKIDGYDIRDVTLDSLRSQIGIVLQETTLFSGTIRDNIAFGKPDATMDEVIAAAQAAAAHDFITAFPQGYDTPVGERGATLSGGQKQRIAIARALLLDPRILILDDSTSSVDLATEVRIRRALDRLMKGRTSIVIAQRISTVMNADQILVLDKGRIVARGKHEALLEESPIYAEIYRSQLVDDAHQDALPSLAAATA; encoded by the coding sequence ATGCAAAACACCCAATCGCCGCGAAGCCGCCAAGGGCGCCCCGACGCGCCGCCGACCGATCCCAAGGCCATTCGCAGGTCACTGGCTTATCTACAGCGTTATCGCTTGCAGGCCGTGCTGCCTTACCTCTTCCTCATCATCGCGACGCTGGCGCAATTGGCCGTGCCCAAGCTGGTCAGCAACATCATTGACGCCGTCACCGTCGGCGCCCGCGCACGCCTTTTGCTCGGCGCAGCAGCGCAACTGCCGGAGAACAGGGCGGCTCAGGCGTTGCCGCGCTTGCTGGCCGCCGCCAATTTGCCTGCGGATTGGTCATTGCAGCAGCTTACCGATCGGCTGAATGCCGACGTTGCCAATGCGCCGGCGATGCTGGCGTCTGCCGGTCTGGCGATCGTGGTCTTTGCCGCTGTGCGCGGCCTCTTTGCCTTCTTGCAGGCGTTCTGGGCGGAGAAGAACTCGCAAGCCGTGGCCTACGACCTCCGCAACGACCTCTATGCCAAAATCCAGCAGCTCTCCTTCGCCTACCACGATCAGAACCAGACCGGCCAACTGATGATCCGCGCGACCGATGACGTGGAGAAAGTGCGCCTGTTCATCGGCCAGGGGTTGATGCAACTCGTCGGCGCGCTGATCCTGATCGTGGGCACGTTGACCATCCTTTTCGTCACCAACGCGCAACTGGCGTTGGTCACGTTGCCGATCCTGCCGATTGCGCTCATCCTGTTCATGGTGTTCGGCGCGGTGAGCGGGCCGTTGTTCGCCAAGGTGCAGATGCGCCTCTCGGCGTTGAACACCATCCTGCAGGAGAACATCGCCGGCATCAAAGTCGTCAAGGCATTCGCCCGTGAACAAAGCGAAGAGGAAAAGTTCGCGCGCGCAGCGACCGCGCTGATGAACCAGCAGCTCAAGGTCTCGCGCTTGTTCACCTTCCTCTTCCCGGTCATCTTCCTGGTGGCGAACCTGGGGCAAGCGGCGGTAACGTATTTCGGCGGCGCGCAGATCATCAACGGCGCGCTGACGCTCGGCCAATGGCAGCAGTTCAGCCTGTATCTGATGTATCTGTTCCTGCCCATCGCTCAGCTCGGCATCATCATCACCCAGGTAGGGCAGGCCGGCGCGTCGGCCGCGCGCATCTTCGAGATCCTAGATGCGAAGAGCGACGTGACCGAAAAGCCGGATGCGATTTCGCTGCCGCCCATCCAGGGTCGCATTGAGTTCGATCATGTGACTTTCCGCTATGCCGGCAGCGATGCGCCCGCGCTGCAAGATGTCAGCTTCACCGTTGAGCCGGGCCAGACCATCGCCCTGCTCGGCGCAACCGGCTCCGGCAAGACCAGCATCATCAACCTCATCCCGCGCTTCTACGATCCAAGCGCCGGCAGCGTGAAGATTGACGGCTACGACATTCGCGATGTGACGCTCGACTCGCTGCGCTCGCAGATCGGCATCGTGCTGCAGGAGACGACGCTGTTCAGCGGCACGATCCGCGATAACATCGCCTTCGGCAAGCCCGATGCGACGATGGACGAGGTGATTGCCGCCGCGCAGGCGGCGGCGGCGCACGACTTCATCACCGCGTTCCCGCAGGGCTACGACACGCCGGTGGGCGAGCGCGGCGCGACGTTGAGCGGTGGTCAGAAACAGCGCATCGCCATCGCGCGCGCCTTATTGCTCGATCCGCGCATCCTCATCCTCGACGACAGCACCAGCAGCGTGGACCTGGCGACCGAGGTGCGCATCCGGCGCGCGCTCGACCGGCTGATGAAAGGGCGGACCAGCATCGTCATCGCCCAACGCATCAGCACGGTGATGAACGCGGATCAAATCCTGGTGTTGGACAAAGGCCGGATTGTCGCACGCGGCAAGCACGAGGCATTGCTCGAAGAAAGCCCGATCTATGCCGAGATTTATCGCTCGCAGTTGGTGGATGACGCGCATCAGGATGCGCTGCCATCGTTGGCCGCGGCGACGGCGTAG
- a CDS encoding amino acid ABC transporter permease produces the protein MDAPLYPSPARSEPRPPRAALSFKAQVALVWIAIFACILAFLAAIRLDTAFMREWWGFIVYGAGTDDIFRVGIVMTLFISVVSITLAVVFAFFGALGRLSRNPIAYGIATFYVSLIRGTPFLIQIFLLFFGLPQINQQLNKLIPGFEQQYPFISSLLLLPAVPTGILALAINYGAYMTETFRAGIQSISKGQSEAAYALGMSPWQTLRLIILPQAFRVVIPPVGNEFIAMTKDSALVSVIGVQELLWRAQKVGQQYFHSMETLLIAAAFYWLMTILLQAVQSRIERRLARSDR, from the coding sequence ATGGACGCTCCGCTCTATCCCTCACCTGCACGAAGCGAACCGCGTCCTCCGCGCGCAGCGCTCTCTTTCAAAGCCCAAGTGGCCCTCGTTTGGATCGCCATCTTCGCATGCATCCTCGCCTTCCTGGCCGCCATCCGGCTGGACACGGCCTTCATGCGCGAATGGTGGGGATTCATCGTCTACGGCGCCGGCACGGACGACATCTTCCGCGTGGGCATCGTGATGACGTTGTTCATCTCCGTTGTCTCGATCACATTGGCGGTCGTCTTTGCGTTCTTCGGGGCGTTGGGCCGGCTGTCGCGGAACCCCATCGCCTACGGCATCGCCACGTTCTATGTCTCGCTCATCCGCGGCACGCCTTTCCTGATCCAGATCTTCCTGCTGTTCTTCGGCCTCCCGCAGATCAACCAGCAGCTCAACAAGCTGATCCCCGGCTTTGAGCAGCAGTATCCGTTCATCAGCAGCCTACTGTTGCTGCCTGCCGTCCCTACCGGCATCCTGGCGTTGGCGATCAACTACGGCGCCTACATGACCGAGACCTTCCGCGCCGGAATCCAGTCCATCAGCAAGGGCCAGAGCGAAGCCGCATACGCGCTGGGCATGTCGCCCTGGCAGACCCTGCGCCTGATCATCTTGCCGCAGGCTTTCCGTGTGGTGATCCCGCCGGTCGGCAACGAGTTCATCGCCATGACCAAAGACTCGGCGCTGGTCTCGGTCATCGGCGTGCAAGAATTGCTTTGGCGCGCGCAGAAGGTGGGCCAGCAATACTTTCACTCGATGGAGACGCTGCTGATCGCGGCAGCCTTCTATTGGCTGATGACCATCCTGTTGCAGGCCGTCCAATCGCGCATCGAGCGCCGGCTGGCCCGCAGCGACCGGTGA
- a CDS encoding GlcNAc-PI de-N-acetylase — MLLAMATLLVILAHPDDESFGPGGTLAKYAHHGVAVHYLCGTRGESGTVDAERLNGYADVAELRMAELACAAKELRLAGVHFLGYRDSGMAGAAHNGMEGTLHAAPLDEVAERIAEFIERLRPDAIITHDQYGGYGHPDHVKLHQATMRAYERLYGIEWKLQPNGLWSVVKQNAPAPRLYFTIIPKRLLKLGVRIMPLLRQDPRRFGRNKDIDLVQIASWDVPVTTRIDTRRYARIKQAASDCHASQQPPARGSRIVRFLFRRNSSFEYFARAYPPYRRGEKLETGLFGD; from the coding sequence ATGCTGTTGGCCATGGCGACGCTGCTCGTCATCCTTGCACATCCCGATGATGAATCGTTTGGTCCGGGCGGCACACTGGCCAAGTATGCCCATCACGGCGTAGCCGTGCATTACCTGTGTGGCACGCGCGGCGAGTCTGGCACGGTGGACGCCGAGCGTTTGAACGGCTACGCCGACGTTGCCGAACTGCGCATGGCGGAGTTGGCGTGTGCGGCGAAGGAACTGCGCCTGGCAGGGGTGCACTTCCTGGGCTACCGCGATAGCGGCATGGCCGGCGCGGCCCACAACGGCATGGAAGGGACGCTGCACGCTGCGCCGCTGGATGAAGTGGCCGAGCGCATCGCCGAATTCATCGAACGCTTGCGGCCCGACGCGATCATCACGCACGATCAATACGGCGGCTACGGTCATCCCGATCATGTCAAGTTGCACCAGGCCACCATGCGCGCCTACGAGCGGTTGTACGGGATCGAATGGAAGCTGCAGCCCAACGGCCTGTGGTCGGTGGTCAAGCAAAACGCGCCGGCGCCGCGCCTCTACTTCACGATCATCCCGAAGCGCCTGCTCAAGCTGGGCGTGCGCATCATGCCGCTGCTCCGGCAAGACCCGCGCCGTTTTGGGCGCAACAAGGATATTGATCTGGTGCAAATCGCTTCTTGGGACGTGCCGGTCACGACGCGCATAGACACGCGGCGCTACGCTCGCATCAAACAAGCCGCATCGGATTGCCACGCCAGCCAGCAACCGCCGGCGCGGGGAAGCCGGATCGTGCGCTTCCTCTTCCGACGCAATTCGAGCTTCGAGTATTTCGCGCGCGCCTATCCGCCCTATCGGCGCGGCGAGAAGTTGGAGACGGGGTTGTTTGGGGATTAG
- a CDS encoding amino acid ABC transporter substrate-binding protein, with translation MKRIRILPVTCLVATMLSACAAPPPLPPASSATAAPAAGQKDLLDIIKERGVMRVSTDANYAPQSYFDEKTKTWTGFDIDVAYEVGRRLGVKVEFVTPDWSAITAGNWAGRWDVSIGSMTITPERQKVLDFTPPYYYTAAQFGVRADLKDAIKDLSDLEGKTVCVGESTVYEQYLNGTLEIEGEVIPPPKNAKVATVKTDLECIQSMQAGRKDYDAVLTAANVLADAIKKGAPVVTVGATVFADRVGISIDKAAQPNAKFLAALSKIVEDMHADGTLSAISKKYYDGFDLTKLTK, from the coding sequence ATGAAACGCATACGCATTCTGCCGGTGACATGTCTCGTTGCTACAATGTTGAGTGCCTGCGCTGCGCCTCCGCCACTGCCCCCTGCCTCGTCTGCCACGGCGGCGCCGGCTGCCGGCCAGAAAGACCTCCTCGACATCATCAAAGAGCGCGGTGTGATGCGCGTCAGCACCGACGCGAACTATGCGCCACAAAGCTATTTCGACGAGAAGACCAAAACCTGGACCGGCTTCGACATTGATGTGGCCTATGAGGTGGGCCGGCGGCTGGGCGTCAAGGTGGAGTTCGTCACCCCAGACTGGAGCGCGATCACGGCCGGCAACTGGGCCGGCCGCTGGGACGTGAGCATTGGCAGCATGACCATCACTCCCGAACGGCAGAAGGTGCTCGACTTCACCCCGCCGTATTACTACACCGCGGCGCAGTTCGGGGTGCGCGCCGACCTGAAGGACGCCATCAAGGACCTCAGCGACCTAGAGGGCAAGACGGTGTGTGTGGGCGAGTCTACCGTCTACGAGCAGTACCTCAATGGCACACTCGAAATTGAGGGTGAGGTCATTCCACCGCCGAAGAATGCGAAGGTGGCGACGGTGAAGACGGACCTGGAGTGCATTCAATCCATGCAGGCCGGCCGCAAGGACTACGACGCGGTGTTGACGGCGGCCAACGTGCTGGCCGATGCCATCAAGAAGGGTGCACCGGTCGTGACCGTCGGCGCCACGGTGTTCGCCGACCGGGTGGGCATCAGCATTGACAAGGCCGCGCAACCCAACGCCAAGTTCCTGGCGGCGCTGAGCAAGATCGTAGAGGACATGCACGCCGACGGCACGCTGTCGGCCATCTCGAAGAAGTATTACGACGGCTTCGACCTGACCAAGCTGACGAAGTGA
- a CDS encoding haloacid dehalogenase — MGIVFFDMDKTLLDASSGTLYVKYLWRRNMISTRELIGVMMISLQYSLNLLNFPRAMARLSRRVRGGDAAATKQLCDRWVEEDVLPHIAPKALARLRAHEQQGDYVVLLSASTQFAVEPVARHLRIPYRCTELEIVNGRFTGGIVGEPCYGEGKRIWGERIAAERGASLSECTFYTDSYSDRALLDVVGHPVVVNPDRMLRRYARERSWPIEYFY; from the coding sequence ATGGGCATCGTTTTCTTCGATATGGATAAAACGCTGCTGGATGCAAGCAGCGGCACGCTCTACGTGAAGTATTTGTGGCGGCGAAACATGATCTCCACGCGCGAGTTGATCGGCGTGATGATGATCAGCCTGCAATACTCGCTTAACCTGCTCAACTTTCCGAGGGCGATGGCGCGCCTGAGCCGGCGCGTGCGCGGCGGCGATGCAGCGGCGACGAAGCAGTTGTGCGACCGGTGGGTGGAGGAGGATGTGCTTCCTCACATTGCACCGAAGGCGCTGGCCCGGCTGAGGGCGCATGAGCAGCAAGGTGATTACGTCGTTCTGCTTTCGGCCTCGACGCAGTTTGCCGTCGAGCCGGTCGCGCGCCATCTGCGCATCCCCTACCGCTGTACGGAGCTGGAGATCGTCAACGGCAGGTTCACCGGCGGCATCGTGGGCGAGCCGTGCTACGGCGAGGGCAAGCGCATCTGGGGCGAGCGCATCGCTGCTGAGCGTGGGGCGTCGCTGAGCGAGTGTACCTTCTACACCGACTCGTATTCCGACCGCGCGTTGTTGGACGTTGTGGGGCATCCCGTCGTGGTCAACCCCGACCGGATGCTGAGGCGCTACGCGCGAGAGCGCAGTTGGCCGATCGAGTATTTTTACTGA